One Misgurnus anguillicaudatus chromosome 20, ASM2758022v2, whole genome shotgun sequence DNA segment encodes these proteins:
- the snrnp40 gene encoding U5 small nuclear ribonucleoprotein 40 kDa protein, producing MIEPKKRAADMAVVPTAVKRPRTELVAAAQSQQLSAMGPPRSSSLQAPIMLLSGHEGEVYCSKFHPNGATLASSGYDRLILMWNVYGDCENYATLKGHSGAVMELHYNTDGSLLFSASTDKTVCVWDSETGERVKRLKGHTSFVNSCFPARRGPQLACTGSDDGTVKLWDIRKKASVHTFQNTYQVLSVTFNDTSDQIISGGIDNDIKVWDLRQNKLIYTMQGHGDSVTGLSLSLDGSYLLSNSMDNSVRVWDIRPFAPKDRFVKIFQGNVHNFEKNLLRCSWSPDGSKIAAGSADRFVYIWDTTSRRILYKLPGHAGSVNEVSFHPEEPIVLSGSSDKRLYLGEIQ from the exons ATGATCGAACCAAAGAAGCGCGCCGCGGACATGGCAGTTGTTCCGACCGCTGTGAAGAGACCCCGGACCGAGCTCGTAGCCGCAGCGCAGTCCCAGCAGCTCTCTGCTATG GGCCCTCCACGAAGCTCCAGTCTGCAGGCTCCTATAATGCTTCTGTCTGGCCACGAAGGAGAAGTTTACTGCTCCAAGTTTCATCCTAATGGAGCTACATTAGCATCCTCAGGATATGACCGCCTTATCT TGATGTGGAATGTTTATGGGGACTGTGAGAATTATGCTACACTTAAAGGCCACAGTGGAGCTGTGATGGAGCTACATTATAACACAGATGGAAG TCTGCTCTTTTCAGCTAGTACGGACAAGACGGTGTGTGTGTGGGACAGTGAGACAGGGGAGCGTGTGAAGCGTCTGAAAGGTCACACGTCCTTTGTGAACTCTTGTTTTCCGGCTCGCCGTGGACCACAGCTGGCCTGCACAGGCAGTGATGATGGAACTGTGAAG CTGTGGGACATCAGGAAGAAGGCCTCTGTTCACACATTTCAGAACACCTATCAAGTTCTCAGTGTGACATTCAATGACACCAGTGACCAGATCATCTCAGGAGGCATTGACAATGACATAAAG GTGTGGGACCTGAGGCAAAACAAACTGATTTACACTATGCAGGGTCATGGAGACTCTGTTACAGGTCTCAGTCTCAGCTTAGATGGGTCTTACCTGCTGTCCAATTCAATGGATAACAGTG tgcgtgTCTGGGATATCCGTCCATTTGCACCAAAGgataggtttgtgaagatctTTCAGGGAAATGTCCATAACTTTGAAAAG AATCTCCTCAGATGCTCATGGTCTCCTGATGGAAGTAAGATCGCTGCAGGTTCTGCTGACAG gTTTGTGTACATTTGGGACACAACGTCCCGTAGGATCCTTTATAAACTCCCTGGTCATGCTGGATCTGTCAACGAGGTGTCTTTCCATCCAGAAGAACCTATTG TTCTCTCTGGATCCAGTGATAAGCGTCTCTACCTCGGGGAGATTCAATAA